From Corvus cornix cornix isolate S_Up_H32 chromosome 1A, ASM73873v5, whole genome shotgun sequence, a single genomic window includes:
- the LOC120411981 gene encoding histone H3 encodes MARTKQTARKSTGGKAPRKQLATKAARKSAPATGGVKKPHRYRPGTVALREIRRYQKSTELLIRKLPFQRLVREIAQDFKTDLRFQSSAVMALQEASEAYLVGLFEDTNLCAIHAKRVTIMPKDIQLARRIRGERA; translated from the coding sequence ATGGCGCGCACGAAGCAGACGGCGCGTAAGTCGACGGGCGGCAAGGCGCCCCGCAAGCAGCTGGCCACCAAGGCGGCCCGCAAGAGCGCGCCGGCCACGGGCGGCGTCAAGAAGCCGCACCGCTACCGGCCCGGCACGGTGGCGCTGCGCGAGATCCGGCGCTACCAGAAGTCCACGGAGCTGCTGATCCGCAAGCTGCCCTTCCAGCGCCTGGTGCGCGAGATCGCGCAGGACTTCAAGACCGACCTGCGCTTCCAGAGCTCGGCCGTGATGGCGCTGCAGGAGGCCAGCGAGGCCTACCTGGTGGGGCTCTTCGAGGACACCAACCTGTGCGCCATCCACGCCAAGCGCGTCACCATCATGCCCAAGGACATCCAGCTGGCCCGCCGCATCCGCGGCGAGCGCGCCTAA
- the LOC120411989 gene encoding histone H4, with the protein MSGRGKGGKGLGKGGAKRHRKVLRDNIQGITKPAIRRLARRGGVKRISGLIYEETRGVLKVFLENVIRDAVTYTEHAKRKTVTAMDVVYALKRQGRTLYGFGG; encoded by the coding sequence ATGTCTGGTCGGGGTAAGGGCGGCAAGGGGCTCGGCAAGGGCGGCGCCAAGCGCCACCGCAAGGTGCTGCGCGACAACATCCAGGGCATCACCAAGCCGGCCATCCGCCGCCTGGCTCGGCGCGGCGGCGTCAAGCGCATCTCGGGGCTCATCTACGAGGAGACGCGCGGCGTGCTCAAGGTGTTCCTGGAGAACGTGATCCGCGACGCCGTCACCTACACGGAGCACGCCAAGAGGAAGACGGTCACGGCCATGGACGTGGTCTACGCCCTCAAGCGCCAGGGCCGCACCCTCTACGGCTTTGGCGGCTAA
- the LOC120411988 gene encoding histone H2B 1/2/3/4/6, whose product MPEPAKSAPAPKKGSKKAVTKTQKKGDKKRKKSRKESYSIYVYKVLKQVHPDTGISSKAMGIMNSFVNDIFERIAGEASRLAHYNKRSTITSREIQTAVRLLLPGELAKHAVSEGTKAVTKYTSSK is encoded by the coding sequence ATGCCCGAGCCGGCCAAGTCCGCCCCTGCGCCCAAGAAGGGCTCCAAGAAGGCGGTCACCAAGACCCAAAAGAAAGGCGACAAGAAGCGCAAGAAGAGCCGTAAGGAGAGCTACTCGATCTACGTGTACAAGGTGCTGAAGCAGGTGCACCCCGACACGGGCATCTCGTCTAAGGCCATGGGCATCATGAACTCCTTCGTCAACGACATCTTCGAGCGCATCGCCGGCGAGGCGTCGCGCCTGGCGCACTACAACAAGCGCTCCACCATCACGTCGCGGGAGATCCAGACGGCCgtgcggctgctgctgcccggcGAGCTGGCCAAGCACGCCGTGTCCGAGGGCACCAAGGCTGTCACCAAGTACACCAGCTCCAAGTAG
- the LOC120411978 gene encoding histone H1.10 has protein sequence MSETAPAAAPAVAAPAAKAAAKKPKKAASGSKARKPAGPSVTELITKAVSASKERKGLSLAALKKALAAGGYDVEKNNSRIKLGLKSLVSKGTLVQTKGTGASGSFRLSKKPGEVKEKAPKKRTAAAKPKKPAAKKPASAAKKPKKAAAVKKSPKKAKKPAAAAAKKAAKSPKKATKAAKPKKAAAAAKSPAKAKAVKPKAAKPKAAKPKAAKAKKAAPKK, from the coding sequence ATGTCGGAGaccgctcccgccgccgctcccgctgTCGCGGCCCCCGCCGCCAAGGCCGCCGCCAAGAAGCCGAAGAAGGCGGCGAGCGGCTCCAAAGCCCGCAAGCCCGCGGGGCCCAGCGTCACCGAGCTGATCACCAAGGCCGTGTCCGCCTCCAAGGAGCGCAAGGGGCTCTCCCTCGCCGCGCTCAAGAAGGCGCTGGCCGCCGGCGGCTACGATGTGGAGAAGAACAACAGCCGCATCAAGCTGGGGCTCAAGAGCCTCGTCAGCAAGGGCACCCTGGTGCAGACCAAGGGCACCGGCGCCTCCGGCTCCTTCCGCCTCAGCAAGAAACCCggagaagtgaaggaaaaagctCCCAAGAAGAGAACAGCTGCAGCCAAGCCCAAGAAGCCGGCGGCTAAGAAGCCCGCCAGCGCCGCCAAGAAGCCCAAGAAGGCGGCGGCGGTGAAGAAGAGCCCTAAAAAAGCCAAGAAGCCGGCGGCCGCCGCAGCCAAGAAAGCAGCCAAAAGCCCCAAGAAGGCGACAAAGGCTGCCAAGCCCAAAAAAGCGGCGGCAGCAGCGAAGAGCCCGGCTAAGGCCAAGGCGGTGAAGCCTAAAGCAGCCAAGCCCAAGGCGGCCAAGCCGAAAGCAGCGAAGGCGAAGAAGGCAGCGCCCAAGAAATGA
- the LOC120411992 gene encoding histone H4: MSGRGKGGKGLGKGGAKRHRKVLRDNIQGITKPAIRRLARRGGVKRISGLIYEETRGVLKVFLENVIRDAVTYTEHAKRKTVTAMDVVYALKRQGRTLYGFGG, encoded by the coding sequence ATGTCTGGTCGGGGTAAGGGCGGTAAGGGGCTCGGCAAGGGCGGCGCCAAGCGCCACCGCAAGGTGCTGCGCGACAACATCCAGGGCATCACCAAGCCGGCCATCCGCCGCCTGGCTCGGCGCGGCGGCGTCAAGCGCATCTCGGGGCTCATCTACGAGGAGACGCGCGGCGTGCTCAAGGTGTTCTTGGAGAACGTGATCCGCGACGCTGTCACCTACACGGAGCACGCCAAGAGGAAGACGGTCACGGCCATGGACGTGGTCTACGCCCTCAAGCGCCAGGGTCGCACCCTCTACGGCTTTGGCGGCTAA
- the LOC104696396 gene encoding histone H2A.J codes for MSGRGKQGGKVRAKAKSRSSRAGLQFPVGRVHRLLRKGNYAERVGAGAPVYMAAVLEYLTAEILELAGNAARDNKKTRIIPRHLQLAIRNDEELNKLLGKVTIAQGGVLPNIQAVLLPKKTESHKAKSK; via the coding sequence ATGTCCGGCCGCGGGAAACAGGGAGGCAAGGTCCGAGCTAAGGCCAAGTCGCGCTCGTCGCGGGCCGGGCTGCAGTTCCCCGTCGGTCGTGTGCATCGGCTCCTCCGGAAAGGTAATTACGCGGAGCGGGTGGGTGCCGGAGCTCCTGTCTACATGGCGGCCGTGCTGGAGTACCTGACGGCCGAGATCCTGGAGCTGGCGGGCAACGCGGCCCGCGACAACAAGAAGACGCGCATCATCCCCCGCCACCTGCAGCTCGCCATCCGCAACGACGAGGAGCTCAACAAGCTGCTGGGCAAGGTGACGATCGCGCAGGGCGGCGTGCTGCCCAAcatccaggctgtgctgctgcccaagAAGACTGAGAGCCACAAGgctaaaagcaaataa
- the LOC120411993 gene encoding histone H4 — MSGRGKGGKGLGKGGAKRHRKVLRDNIQGITKPAIRRLARRGGVKRISGLIYEETRGVLKVFLENVIRDAVTYTEHAKRKTVTAMDVVYALKRQGRTLYGFGG; from the coding sequence ATGTCTGGTCGGGGTAAGGGCGGCAAGGGGCTCGGCAAGGGCGGCGCCAAGCGCCACCGCAAGGTGCTGCGCGACAACATCCAGGGCATCACCAAGCCGGCCATCCGCCGCCTGGCTCGGCGCGGCGGCGTCAAGCGCATCTCGGGGCTCATCTACGAGGAGACGCGCGGTGTGCTCAAGGTGTTCCTGGAGAACGTGATCCGCGACGCCGTCACCTACACGGAGCACGCCAAGAGGAAGACGGTCACGGCCATGGACGTGGTCTACGCCCTCAAGCGCCAGGGTCGCACCCTCTACGGCTTCGGTGGTTAA
- the LOC120411982 gene encoding LOW QUALITY PROTEIN: histone H3-like (The sequence of the model RefSeq protein was modified relative to this genomic sequence to represent the inferred CDS: deleted 1 base in 1 codon), with protein MARTKQTARKSTGGKAPRKQLATKAARKSAPATGGVKKPHRYRPGTVALREIRRYQKSTELLIRKLPFQRLVREIAQDFKTDLRFQSSAVMALQEASEAYLVGLFEDTNLCAIHAKRVTIMPKDIQLARRIRGERA; from the exons ATGGCGCGCACGAAGCAGACGGCGCGTAAGTCGACGGGCGGCAAGGCG CCCCGCAAGCAGCTGGCCACCAAGGCGGCCCGCAAGAGCGCGCCGGCCACGGGCGGCGTCAAGAAGCCGCACCGCTACCGGCCCGGCACGGTGGCGCTGCGCGAGATCCGGCGCTACCAGAAGTCCACGGAGCTGCTGATCCGCAAGCTGCCCTTCCAGCGCCTGGTGCGCGAGATCGCGCAGGACTTCAAGACCGACCTGCGCTTCCAGAGCTCGGCCGTGATGGCGCTGCAGGAGGCCAGCGAGGCCTACCTGGTGGGGCTCTTCGAGGACACCAACCTGTGCGCCATCCACGCCAAGCGCGTCACCATCATGCCCAAGGACATCCAGCTGGCCCGCCGCATCCGCGGCGAGCGCGCTTAA